The following are encoded together in the Streptomyces asoensis genome:
- a CDS encoding STAS domain-containing protein produces the protein MNTLGITTRDTPAGPVLEILGDLDYGHADRLRELLPTIALRPGQRLVLDLSGMEFCDSSGITALIATHQHAHAAQADIALAGVPANTLRILRIVGLDQIFPLHPDSDSALRDGRPSR, from the coding sequence GTGAACACCCTCGGCATCACCACCCGGGACACCCCGGCCGGCCCCGTCCTCGAGATCCTCGGCGACCTCGACTACGGCCACGCCGACCGGCTGCGCGAACTGCTGCCCACGATCGCCCTGCGGCCGGGCCAGCGCCTCGTCCTGGACCTGAGCGGCATGGAGTTCTGCGACTCCAGCGGCATCACCGCGCTGATCGCCACCCACCAGCACGCACACGCCGCCCAGGCCGACATCGCCCTCGCCGGGGTCCCGGCGAACACCCTGCGCATCCTGCGCATCGTCGGCCTGGACCAGATCTTCCCCCTGCACCCCGACAGCGACAGCGCCCTCCGGGACGGCCGGCCGAGCCGCTGA
- a CDS encoding AMP-dependent synthetase/ligase: MSTPSYPDAGPAYADPDAPPALVEPETRRLDGAVREASVPAFARPVTYGSLADLPYDNAAADPGAVVLSRKGPDGEWTDITAERFAAQVHAVAKGLIAEGLVPGDRLAIMARTTYEWTLLDFAAWAAGLVTVPIYPTSSVFQTRWILHDSGAVALVTEATAQAATLGPELDRLPDLRHLWVMDKGHVDRLIEAGEHVPDAEVEIRRGMLVPDTLATLIYTSGTTGRPKGCALTHGNFFAEVDNAIELLYPVFKSEGEDLSVLLFLPMSHVFGRMVAIACVRARVRLGHAPSLKADELLPDLAAFRPTCLLAIPYMLEKIFNTARAKAEASGKLSSFDRAAGVARRYGEAVEAHKTGTGSGPAATLRAARALYDPLVYRRIRGAMGGRVRHAICGGSPLGRRLSAFYLGAGIEIYEGYGLTETTGASTVTPPLKPRLGTVGWPLPGTKIRIAADGEILIAGEHVLRGYWDPAAGGVVPAAPDGWLPTGDLGELDDEGYLTITGRKKEMIITAGGKSVAPAPLENWLRSHPLISQAMVLGDGRPYVSVLLTLDPDGLTHWRQMNGKHPVPAELLVDDPELHAVLQRAIDEANKLVSRPESIRRFAVLPTDFSELTGHLTPSMKLRREVVLRDFADQVEGLYAHETR; this comes from the coding sequence GTGTCCACGCCGTCGTATCCAGATGCCGGTCCGGCGTACGCCGACCCGGACGCTCCCCCCGCCCTGGTGGAACCCGAGACACGACGGCTGGACGGCGCGGTACGGGAGGCCTCCGTACCGGCGTTCGCGCGGCCGGTCACCTACGGCTCGCTCGCCGACCTGCCCTACGACAACGCGGCCGCCGACCCCGGTGCGGTGGTCCTCAGCCGCAAGGGCCCGGACGGCGAGTGGACGGACATCACGGCCGAACGCTTCGCCGCCCAGGTCCACGCGGTGGCCAAGGGACTGATCGCGGAAGGGCTCGTCCCCGGCGACCGGCTCGCCATCATGGCCCGCACGACCTACGAATGGACGCTCCTCGACTTCGCGGCCTGGGCGGCCGGCCTGGTCACCGTGCCGATCTACCCGACCTCCTCCGTCTTCCAGACCCGCTGGATCCTGCACGACTCGGGCGCGGTCGCCCTGGTCACCGAGGCCACCGCCCAGGCCGCGACCCTCGGCCCCGAACTCGACCGGCTGCCCGACCTGCGGCACCTGTGGGTCATGGACAAGGGGCACGTGGACCGGCTCATCGAGGCGGGCGAGCACGTCCCGGACGCCGAGGTGGAGATCCGCCGGGGGATGCTGGTCCCCGACACGCTCGCCACCCTCATCTACACCTCCGGCACCACGGGCCGCCCCAAGGGATGCGCGCTCACCCACGGCAACTTCTTCGCCGAGGTCGACAACGCGATCGAACTCCTCTACCCGGTCTTCAAGTCGGAGGGCGAGGACCTCTCGGTCCTGCTCTTCCTGCCCATGTCCCACGTCTTCGGCCGGATGGTCGCCATCGCCTGCGTCCGCGCGCGCGTCCGCCTCGGCCACGCCCCGAGCCTCAAGGCCGACGAACTTCTCCCGGACCTGGCGGCCTTCAGACCCACCTGTCTGCTGGCCATCCCGTACATGCTGGAGAAGATCTTCAACACCGCCCGGGCGAAGGCGGAGGCGAGCGGCAAGCTCTCCTCCTTCGACCGGGCGGCCGGCGTCGCGCGCCGCTACGGCGAGGCGGTGGAGGCGCACAAGACCGGCACCGGATCAGGCCCGGCGGCCACCCTGCGCGCGGCCCGCGCCCTCTACGACCCGCTCGTGTACCGCCGGATCCGCGGCGCCATGGGCGGCCGCGTCCGGCACGCCATCTGCGGCGGCTCCCCCCTGGGCCGCCGCCTCTCCGCCTTCTACCTCGGCGCGGGCATCGAGATCTACGAGGGCTACGGCCTGACCGAGACGACGGGCGCGTCCACGGTCACCCCGCCGCTCAAGCCCCGGCTGGGCACCGTCGGCTGGCCCCTGCCCGGCACGAAGATCCGCATCGCCGCCGACGGCGAGATCCTGATCGCCGGCGAACACGTCCTGAGGGGTTACTGGGACCCGGCGGCGGGAGGAGTCGTCCCCGCCGCCCCCGACGGCTGGCTGCCCACCGGCGACCTCGGCGAACTGGACGACGAGGGCTACCTCACGATCACCGGCCGCAAGAAGGAAATGATCATCACGGCGGGCGGCAAGAGCGTCGCCCCCGCCCCGCTGGAGAACTGGCTGCGCTCCCACCCCCTGATCTCCCAGGCCATGGTCCTCGGCGACGGCCGCCCCTACGTCTCCGTCCTGCTCACCCTCGACCCGGACGGCCTCACCCACTGGCGCCAGATGAACGGCAAGCACCCGGTCCCGGCGGAACTGCTCGTCGACGACCCCGAACTGCACGCCGTGCTCCAGCGCGCGATCGACGAGGCCAACAAACTGGTGTCCCGCCCGGAGTCGATCCGCCGCTTCGCCGTCCTGCCGACCGATTTCTCCGAACTCACCGGCCACCTCACCCCGTCGATGAAACTCCGCCGGGAGGTCGTTCTGCGGGACTTCGCGGACCAGGTGGAAGGGCTGTACGCGCACGAGACCCGATGA
- a CDS encoding PP2C family protein-serine/threonine phosphatase: MSRTGQQPGPGDPGDADGRRTSDAAFAALLEDSAEDLYESAPCGYLSTLMDGTIAKINETLLNWLGLEREAVVGQLRFTDLLTVGGKLYHETHFAPLLRMQGRIGGVALEMRQTGGDRIPVLVSSVVKHGDTGEPLLIRTTVFDARDRRAYEAELLRGRKEAEEARRRAEADRARLQEALAVLQQSLLPADLPPVPGVETAAYYHAASPDRLGGDFYDVFPVDGKRFAFFLGDVCGKGPQAAAVTSLTRYTLRAAALHDPDPVAALSTLNKVLHERYSGGGDPRYCTAVFGVLEPDPGTGQTAVRIASGGHPPALVLRAGGTADFLPTPGGLLVGVLPEARFVGATTVLAPGDTLLLYTDGLTEARTGADRDSLYGDEALREFVTRHAGRSPRDVVTALTGLLAGFGDGLDDDTALLALGVPAGQAAEGTP; this comes from the coding sequence ATGAGCCGCACCGGGCAGCAGCCCGGACCGGGCGATCCGGGGGACGCCGACGGCCGCAGGACCTCGGACGCCGCGTTCGCCGCGCTGCTGGAGGACAGCGCCGAGGACCTGTACGAGAGCGCGCCCTGCGGATACCTGTCCACGCTGATGGACGGCACCATCGCGAAGATCAACGAAACGCTGCTGAACTGGCTCGGCCTGGAGCGGGAGGCGGTGGTCGGGCAGCTGCGCTTCACCGACCTGCTGACCGTGGGCGGCAAGCTCTACCACGAGACGCACTTCGCGCCGCTGCTGCGGATGCAGGGCCGGATCGGCGGCGTCGCCCTGGAGATGAGGCAGACCGGCGGTGACCGGATACCCGTGCTGGTCTCCTCCGTGGTCAAGCACGGCGACACCGGCGAGCCGCTGCTGATCCGCACCACCGTCTTCGACGCCCGCGACCGCCGGGCCTACGAGGCGGAGCTGCTGCGCGGCCGCAAGGAGGCCGAGGAGGCCCGCCGCCGGGCCGAGGCCGACCGCGCCAGGCTCCAGGAGGCGCTGGCCGTCCTCCAGCAGTCGCTGCTGCCCGCCGACCTGCCGCCGGTACCCGGCGTGGAGACGGCCGCCTACTACCACGCGGCCTCCCCCGACCGGCTCGGCGGCGACTTCTACGACGTCTTCCCCGTCGACGGCAAACGCTTCGCCTTCTTCCTCGGCGACGTGTGCGGCAAGGGGCCGCAGGCCGCCGCCGTCACCTCGCTGACCCGCTACACCCTGCGGGCCGCCGCACTGCACGACCCCGACCCGGTCGCCGCCCTGTCGACCCTCAACAAGGTGCTGCACGAGCGCTACTCCGGCGGCGGCGACCCGCGCTACTGCACGGCCGTCTTCGGCGTCCTCGAACCCGACCCCGGCACCGGGCAGACGGCCGTCCGGATCGCCTCGGGCGGCCACCCGCCGGCCCTCGTCCTGCGGGCCGGCGGCACGGCCGACTTCCTGCCCACGCCGGGCGGTCTGCTCGTCGGGGTGCTGCCCGAGGCGCGCTTCGTCGGCGCGACCACCGTCCTCGCTCCCGGGGACACGCTGCTGCTCTACACCGACGGCCTCACCGAGGCCCGCACCGGCGCGGACCGCGACAGCCTCTACGGGGACGAGGCCCTGCGGGAGTTCGTCACCCGGCACGCCGGTCGGAGCCCCCGGGACGTCGTCACCGCCCTGACCGGACTGCTGGCCGGCTTCGGCGACGGCCTCGACGACGACACCGCCCTGCTCGCCCTCGGGGTCCCCGCCGGCCAGGCCGCGGAGGGCACCCCGTGA